The following are encoded in a window of Amaranthus tricolor cultivar Red isolate AtriRed21 chromosome 2, ASM2621246v1, whole genome shotgun sequence genomic DNA:
- the LOC130806786 gene encoding uncharacterized protein LOC130806786, translating to MAGRNGALVPVVAILFGALAVLFTFIAYAKRIKPEDVSWNVDDGSCVYPRSPASVLCVFAAIFLFTAQIIISVGANCFRRTTIPSLILFVLSWVSFFKAFVQFIGTAILNNSNYLSRKHSTTCYVEKRRFFFAAAIWCIITLILSLSSYAFYACTSEAQHRNVNLQRTADSDVGVAMGQPHMRHMQMSKDQC from the exons ATGGCAGGGAGAAATGGTGCTTTGGTACCTGTTGTTGCTATTCTTTTTGGTGCATTAGCAGTTCTTTTCACTTTTATTGCTTATGCCAAAAGGATTAAG CCTGAAGATGTTAGTTGGAACGTAGACGACGGTTCATGTGTGTATCCAAGAAGTCCAGCAAGTGTCTTGTGTGTGTTCGCAGCAATATTTCTTTTCACTGCTCAGATTATAATCAGTGTTGGTGCTAACTGCTTTCGGCGTACTACTATTCCTTCACTTATTCTATTCGTCTTGTCCTG GGTTTCATTTTTTAAAGCATTTGTACAATTCATAGGCACAGCTATTCTAAACAACAGCAACTATTTATCACGTAAACATTCAACAACCTGCTATGTTGAAAAGAGAAGGTTTTTCTTTGCGGCAGCTATTTGGTGTataattacactaattttaagCCTAAGTTCTTACGCTTTCTATGCGTGTACTTCTGAGGCTCAACATAGAAATGTTAATCTACAAAGAACTGCTGATTCTGACGTTGGTGTTGCAATGGGACAACCTCATATGCGTCATATGCAAATGTCAAAGGACCAATGTTGA